In the genome of Desulfuromonas sp. DDH964, one region contains:
- a CDS encoding DedA family protein: protein MPSVDLVIPWIHHYGYGAIFGLLLLGIVGLPVPDEWLLLFAGYLVERQELQLLPTLLAAFAGASTGISVSYLLGRGPARLLVGRWGFLLHLDPELLDRVRAWFDRRGRWLLTFGFFLPGVRHLTAIVAGTSFMRWPEFALFAFAGAFFWTLLFVLAGYWLGEKWRWLAEGLQHHHLLLAMLSMAALLIWGAYRAWSARKQG, encoded by the coding sequence ATGCCGTCCGTTGATCTTGTCATCCCCTGGATTCACCACTACGGCTACGGAGCGATCTTCGGTCTGCTGTTGCTCGGCATTGTCGGTCTGCCGGTCCCCGATGAATGGTTGCTGCTGTTTGCCGGTTACCTGGTCGAACGCCAGGAGTTGCAACTGCTGCCGACTCTTCTGGCGGCCTTTGCCGGGGCGTCGACGGGGATCAGCGTCAGTTATCTGCTGGGGCGGGGTCCGGCCCGGCTCCTGGTCGGGCGCTGGGGCTTCCTGCTGCACCTGGACCCGGAGCTCCTCGACCGGGTACGCGCCTGGTTTGACCGGCGCGGTCGCTGGCTATTGACCTTCGGGTTCTTTCTCCCGGGAGTTCGCCACCTGACGGCGATCGTGGCTGGTACCTCGTTCATGCGTTGGCCCGAGTTCGCCCTTTTCGCCTTTGCCGGCGCCTTTTTCTGGACGTTGCTGTTCGTGCTTGCCGGCTACTGGCTTGGAGAGAAGTGGCGATGGTTGGCGGAGGGGCTGCAGCACCATCATCTGCTCCTCGCGATGTTGTCGATGGCTGCGTTGCTGATCTGGGGTGCCTATCGTGCCTGGTCTGCCAGGAAGCAGGGATGA